The following coding sequences lie in one Aspergillus puulaauensis MK2 DNA, chromosome 3, nearly complete sequence genomic window:
- the sik1 gene encoding snoRNP complex protein NOP56 (COG:A;~EggNog:ENOG410PGNS;~InterPro:IPR012976,IPR012974,IPR002687,IPR036070, IPR029012,IPR042239;~PFAM:PF08156,PF01798), which produces MADFILFEGPMGFSLFKVAHKGDSVGHNLKEVQEGVDDLAKFGKMVQLSSFLPFENNKQALSEINDISEGVASEALVSFLEMNLPKPSKKKKVVLGLADKNLATSIKSAFSFVDCETGDTSEVVQDMLRGVRLHASKLLKQLREGDMDTAQLGLGHAYSRAKVKFSVQRDDNHIIQAIAILDQLDKAINTFSMRVREWYSWHFPELIKIVSDNQRYAQLALFVKDKKTLTDESLHDVAALVEDDEGVAQSIIDAAKRSMGQDISESDMENVISFAQRVVSLSKYRKSLHSYLVSKMNVVAPNLAALIGDIVGARLISHAGSLTNLSKYPASTVQILGAEKALFRALKTKGNTPKYGLLYHSSFIGRAGPKNKGRISRFLANKCSIASRIDNFSEEPTTKYGDALKKQVEERLEFYASGAPPTKNEVAMKNAMDSVLAGMDVDGDESDAEVKEKKEKKEKKKEKKDKGEKEEKKKKRKSDAGESEKKKRKHDTDAEPSKKKKKV; this is translated from the exons ATGGCCGACTTCATTCTTTTCGAGGGCCCTATGGGTTTCTCGCTTTTCAAGGTCGCCCACAAGGGTGATTCCGTGGGACATAACCTGAAGGAGGTTCAGGAGGGTGTCGATGATCTGGCTAAGTTTGGCAAGATGGTTCAGCTTTCCAGTTTCTTGCCCTTTGA GAACAACAAGCAGGCTTTGAGCGAAATCAACGATATTTCAGAGGGTGTGGCTTCTGAAGCGCTTGTCTCTTTTCTCGAAATGAATCTTCCCAAgccgagcaagaagaagaaggttgttCTGGGACTCGCGGATAAAAATTTGGCCACCAGCATCAAGTCAGCATTCTCTTTCGTGGACTGCGAAACCGGTGATACCAGCGAGGTTGTCCAGGATATGCTCCGCGGCGTTAGACTTCATGCTAGCAAATTGCTGAAGCAGCTCCGAGAGGGCGATATGGACACTGCCCAACTAGGTCTTGGTCACGCCTACTCTCGCGCTAAGGTCAAGTTCTCTGTTCAGCGCGACGACAACCACATCATCCAAGCCATTGCtatcctcgaccagctcgacAAGGCTATCAACACTTTCTCCATGCGGGTGCGAGAATGGTACTCTTGGCACTTCCCGGAACTCATCAAGATCGTGTCAGACAACCAACGATACGCTCAGCTTGCCCTTTtcgtcaaggacaagaagactCTGACCGACGAGAGCCTGCATGATGTTGCCGCCCttgtggaagatgatgagggtgTTGCCCAGAGCATCATCGACGCCGCTAAGCGCAGTATGGGCCAGGATATCTCAGAATCCGACATGGAGAACGTTATCTCATTCGCGCAACGAGTTGTCAGCCTTTCCAAATACCGCAAGTCTCTCCACTCCTACTTGGTTTCTAAGATGAATGTGGTCGCTCCCAACCTTGCTGCTCTGATCGGAGATATCGTTGGTGCTCGCCTTATCTCTCACGCTGGAAGCTTGACCAACCTGTCCAAGTACCCCGCTTCCACTGTTCAGATTTTGGGTGCTGAGAAGGCTCTTTTCAGAGCCTTGAAGACCAAGGGAAACACTCCCAAGTACGGCCTTTTGTACCACTCCTCCTTCATTGGTAGGGCTGGTCCCAAGAACAAGGGCCGCATTTCCCGTTTCTTGGCCAACAAGTGTTCCATCGCCTCTCGAATTGACAATTTCAGCGAGGAGCCGACAACAAAATACGGTGATGCTCTCAAGAAGCAGGTTGAAGAGCGCCTTGAATTCTACGCGTCCGGTGCCCCACCCACTAAGAACGAAGTCGCTATG AAAAACGCTATGGACTCTGTCTTGGCTGGTATGGacgttgatggcgatgagagCGACGCCGAggtgaaggaaaagaaggagaagaaggagaagaaaaaggaaaagaaggacaagggcgagaaggaagagaagaagaagaagcgcaagtcCGACGCCGGCGAgtcggaaaagaagaagcggaagcaCGACACCGATGCAGAGCCttccaagaagaagaagaaggtctaA